The DNA region TACTCGAAGGCGCCCAAGGACAAGGACGAGGCGACACCGCAGCAGGCCGAGGTCTTCGCCAAGGGCAAGACGGGCGCCTTCATCGGGCTCGGCTGGGAGGCGGCGACCGCGATCAAGGCCAATCCGAAGATCGAGAAGGACATCGGGTACTTCACCATCCCAGGTGAGAAGGCCGGCAAGCCCGAGGGCGTCTTCCTCGGCGGCTCCAATCTGGCCGTCGCCGCGGGCAGCGAGAAGCAGGAACTCGCAAGGGAGTTCCTCAAGATCGCGCTGTCCGACGAGTTCGAGGGCGCGCTCGCCGAGGAGGGCGGCGTCATCCCCAACAAGGAGTCCCTCCAGAAGAAGGTCGAGGGCAACCCGGCCGCCGAGACCGCCGCACCCGCCGTCGCCGGCGGCGGACTGACGCCGCTCATCCCGCAGTGGGCGGCCGTGGAGAACCCGCCCAACCCCGTCAAGCGCTATATGACGGCCGTGCTCAAGGGGAAGTCGCACGCCGCCGCTGCCGCCTCCGTCGAGGACGAGTTCAACAAGAGGCTGTCGCAGAAGCAGTGACGTCCCGCCGGGCTGCCGGGGTGCAGGCAGTCGTGTTGCCGGAGGGGGTGGCACGACTGCCGGCACACCGGCAGCCCGGGCCCGGGCTCTACGACCGACTGAGCCGAGCTGGAGCAGAGATGTCAGTGCGAACCCATGACACGCCGCAGGCGGAGCGGGGCACGCCGTCCGCCACGTCCAACGGCGGCCCGCAGAGCAGCCGTCCGCAGAGCAGCGGCGCGAGAGTCCGCGGCAAGGGCGACGCCGACGGCAGGGGCGGACGCAGAGGCGGGAGCGACGGCGGCGGCACACGCGCCCTTCCGTATCTGCTGCTGCTCCCCGCGCTCGCGGCCACCGCAGTGCTGCTGGGCTGGCCGCTGCTGATGAACGGCCTGCTGTCCTTCCAGAACCTCAACATGACGCAGCTCATCCAGCACGTCACCGAGTGGGCCGGGTGGGACAACTACCGAACGACGCTGGGCAGTTCGGACTTCTGGCGGGTCACCCTGCGGTCGGTGCTCTTCACCGCCGCCAACGTCGTGATGATCATGGTGTTCGGCACCCTTACCGGACTGCTGCTCGCCAGACTCGGACCGCGCATGCGGCTGCTGCTCTGCGCGGGCCTCGTACTGGCCTGGGCGATGCCCGTCATCGCCGCGACGACCGTCTACCAGTGGCTGTTCGCACAGCGCTTCGGCGTCGTCAACTGGGTGCTCGACGCCCTGGGCTGGCACTCCATGGCGGGCTTCAACTGGACCGGCGGACAGCTCTCCACGTTCTTCGTCATCTCGCTGCTCCTCGTGTGGACGTCGGTGCCGTTCGTCGCGATCAACCTCTACGCCGCGACGACCACGATCCCCGGAGAGCTCTACGAGGCGGCGGCACTGGACGGCGCGGGCGCCGCGCAGAGCTTCGCCACGGTGACGCTGCCGTTCCTCAAGCCGTTCCTGCTGGTGACGACGTTCCTCGAAGTGATCTGGATATTCAAGGCGTTCCCGCACGTCTTCGCCGTCAACGAGGGCGGCCCCGACCGTCTCACCGAGACCCTGCCCGTCTACGCCTTCGTAGAGGGCGTGGGCAACCAGCACTACGGCACGGGCGCGGCCGTCTCCGTCCTCACGATCGTGATCCTGCTGGCGCTGATGTCGTACTACCTGCGCGCGGTGATGCGCC from Streptomyces marispadix includes:
- a CDS encoding carbohydrate ABC transporter permease, producing the protein MSVRTHDTPQAERGTPSATSNGGPQSSRPQSSGARVRGKGDADGRGGRRGGSDGGGTRALPYLLLLPALAATAVLLGWPLLMNGLLSFQNLNMTQLIQHVTEWAGWDNYRTTLGSSDFWRVTLRSVLFTAANVVMIMVFGTLTGLLLARLGPRMRLLLCAGLVLAWAMPVIAATTVYQWLFAQRFGVVNWVLDALGWHSMAGFNWTGGQLSTFFVISLLLVWTSVPFVAINLYAATTTIPGELYEAAALDGAGAAQSFATVTLPFLKPFLLVTTFLEVIWIFKAFPHVFAVNEGGPDRLTETLPVYAFVEGVGNQHYGTGAAVSVLTIVILLALMSYYLRAVMRQEEGEK